From the Stigmatella erecta genome, one window contains:
- a CDS encoding PPC domain-containing protein: protein MAKTFLTSVWLVCSLAACGGETPTGAEAKASPRHIVQALEGPCTNTIPLGSGTPVTDVSGPSKDWSCIYALTLSEPATRLEFVTSGGTGDGDLYVKFGSAPTDTSSYSCRSIGGTSTESCVISNPKLGTYYVRMYGHTVFSGITLTGTYKPLATSGCDTTVALSNGVPVTHLSMPVLHLSCFYTLEVPPGAGDLKFTTSGSGEADLYVKFGSAPTLTSYDCRSWNTGSAESCVIPAAQAGTYHVRLWSGAGSYSGVSLTGSYTQDCTSLLALTPGTAAGNLTAPANRWSCIHALEVPERATDLKFVTSGGTGNGDLYVRYGAVPDKTTHDCKSTGTTTSETCTLPAARAGTYYVRMTGPTAFSGVNLTGTYALGKPQGCTGTSVLSNGTPEGAVGAAANDWSCLYALEVPPGANNLRFVTSGGSGNGDLYVKRGTPPSDTSYDCKSTEATTQESCALAAAQAGTWYVRMQGPTAFSGVGLTGSYSTVGPAGCTSVIPLSNGASAGSVGASAAHWSCLYTLDVPAGATNLKFATSGGSGDGDLYVKFGSAPDASAYDCKSASTSSTETCTIPLAQPGTYHVRMSGYSSFSGVSLTGSYTSTVLSNNTPVSGLGVTSVGAWSSVYTLEVPAGASNLQFVTSGGTGNSDLYVKFGAPPSDTSYDCKSAGSTPSETCLLPTARAGTWYARVYGASPFSGISLKGAYTPGNPPACTGVLPLSSGTAAGNLGAPAAGWSCTYALNVPAGAGNLRFVTSGGSGNGDLYVKQGSVPDSSTYDCKSSGGTTSETCTLPASQEGTWYVRVYGASAFSGVNLTGSYIPSGCTVALPNGSPVSNLYAGAETWSCLYALDVPAGASNLRFTTGGGLGNASLYVKQGSAPDSSTFDCKSSGVTTSETCTIPVAQAGTWYVRLYGAAAFSGVSLTGAYSTGHCTQALSNGVPVGGLYGAADTWSCTYTLEVPAHATALKFSTASGSGSSSLYVRHGASPDSTTYDCKSSSVCSIPARAGTWYVRLQTASGFSGSSVTGAYIPSIPLSNGMAVGNISGTGTSAAYTLDVPAGATQLKFVTSGGTGNSDLSVRYGSASNPAVCESKGTTTSETCTISLPQEGTYYALLSGSTYAGVSLTGSYTTTNPVPPRNDTCATAEPLVFSSAGMAYVQGDTTLAGNSNGTGDESPTCSPSARASGNDVAYRLTLTEPRSLQVSVTPTDARLAPVVYLRRAESCASPVAAAELACNATGADASGPVDLFVPNLPAGEYTLWVDGGIYKNWSGPTSFGRFSLVAELNPPVLPPVNESCQTAQPLVFQHGIARAVGDTRTAMNDNLQGCGNSTSLYGGDVAYAYTLEETQDVFIELKATETAPGWRPVASMRKGPGCSSYAPDDRCLENSDEGRFFRRFLRQSPGTYIVWVDGATADEAGPFELKVTVNTPSNNASCGSARPLTFDAAGDAFVRGDTTYAGDSSATVGTSRCADQIQNGGDVVYTVTVPPGPPQQVSFVVEPTLDSWLFPVLSLRRACALTTPSDELICGSQVHYALRQKVGVAVARLDPGTYYLWVDSDNWDGAFHLYGHMGAPNDTCATARPISLASDAQPAVATTHVGMMNDYGPGSATPYGGTCGNAGQASVDSVYAFTAPATGKYYTTSNAMKFLGETCDPALCTANSVFEAVEGHTYYFVLDHPEYGASETLDLRVLPYPW from the coding sequence ATGGCAAAGACCTTTTTAACCTCGGTGTGGCTGGTCTGTAGCTTGGCTGCTTGTGGCGGCGAGACACCCACCGGTGCAGAAGCGAAAGCCTCGCCCCGGCACATCGTTCAAGCCCTCGAGGGGCCCTGTACCAACACCATTCCCCTCGGCAGCGGCACGCCCGTGACGGATGTCAGCGGACCATCGAAGGATTGGTCCTGCATCTACGCCCTGACCTTGTCAGAACCGGCGACCCGCCTCGAATTCGTCACGAGCGGGGGCACGGGAGATGGCGACCTGTACGTGAAGTTTGGCTCCGCGCCCACCGATACTTCCTCGTATAGCTGCAGGTCCATCGGCGGAACCAGCACCGAGAGCTGTGTCATTTCGAATCCGAAGTTGGGCACGTACTACGTGCGGATGTATGGGCATACCGTCTTCTCGGGTATCACCTTGACGGGCACGTACAAGCCTCTGGCCACGTCGGGCTGCGACACCACCGTCGCGCTCTCCAATGGCGTGCCCGTAACCCACCTCAGCATGCCCGTGTTGCACCTGTCTTGCTTCTACACGCTGGAGGTGCCGCCGGGAGCGGGCGATCTCAAGTTCACCACGAGTGGCTCGGGAGAAGCCGACCTGTATGTCAAGTTCGGATCCGCCCCCACCCTCACCTCTTATGACTGCCGGTCGTGGAACACCGGCTCTGCCGAGAGCTGCGTCATCCCGGCGGCGCAGGCGGGCACATACCATGTCCGGTTGTGGAGCGGGGCCGGCAGCTACTCCGGCGTCAGCCTCACGGGCTCGTACACGCAGGATTGCACCAGCCTCCTCGCCCTCACCCCAGGCACCGCCGCTGGAAATCTCACCGCACCGGCGAACCGCTGGTCCTGCATCCATGCATTGGAGGTCCCGGAGAGGGCCACCGACCTCAAGTTCGTCACCAGCGGGGGCACGGGGAATGGGGACCTGTACGTGAGATACGGCGCGGTGCCGGACAAGACCACGCATGACTGCAAGTCCACGGGCACCACCACCAGTGAGACCTGCACCCTCCCGGCCGCGCGGGCGGGGACGTACTACGTGCGGATGACGGGCCCCACGGCCTTCTCGGGCGTCAACCTGACGGGCACGTACGCACTCGGCAAGCCCCAGGGGTGCACCGGCACCAGCGTGCTCTCCAATGGAACGCCCGAGGGCGCCGTCGGCGCGGCGGCCAACGATTGGTCCTGCCTCTATGCCCTGGAGGTGCCGCCGGGAGCCAACAACCTCCGGTTCGTCACGAGCGGGGGCTCGGGCAATGGCGATCTGTATGTGAAGCGTGGCACGCCCCCGAGCGATACCTCCTATGACTGCAAGTCCACGGAGGCCACCACCCAGGAGAGCTGTGCCCTGGCGGCGGCGCAGGCGGGCACCTGGTACGTGCGCATGCAGGGGCCCACCGCCTTCTCGGGCGTCGGCCTGACGGGCTCGTACAGCACCGTGGGGCCCGCGGGTTGCACCAGCGTCATTCCGCTGTCCAACGGCGCCTCCGCGGGCAGCGTCGGTGCGTCCGCGGCCCACTGGTCCTGCCTCTACACCCTGGACGTCCCAGCGGGGGCCACGAACCTCAAGTTCGCGACCAGCGGGGGTTCGGGGGATGGCGACCTGTATGTGAAGTTTGGCTCCGCACCGGATGCCAGCGCGTATGACTGCAAGTCCGCGAGCACGTCCTCCACGGAGACCTGCACCATCCCTCTGGCGCAGCCAGGCACCTACCACGTGCGGATGAGTGGCTACAGTTCCTTCTCGGGCGTCAGCCTGACCGGCTCGTATACCTCCACGGTCCTTTCCAACAACACCCCCGTGAGCGGGCTGGGGGTGACGTCGGTGGGCGCCTGGTCCTCTGTCTACACGTTGGAGGTGCCGGCGGGTGCCAGCAACCTCCAGTTCGTGACGAGCGGCGGCACGGGAAACAGCGACCTGTATGTGAAGTTCGGCGCCCCGCCGAGCGATACGTCCTACGACTGCAAGTCGGCGGGCAGCACCCCCAGCGAGACCTGTCTCCTCCCCACGGCGCGGGCCGGTACCTGGTACGCGAGGGTGTATGGGGCCTCGCCCTTCTCGGGCATCAGCTTGAAGGGCGCGTACACGCCCGGCAATCCCCCCGCCTGTACCGGCGTCCTCCCGCTCTCCAGCGGCACGGCTGCGGGCAATCTCGGTGCGCCGGCAGCGGGCTGGTCCTGCACCTACGCCCTGAACGTGCCAGCGGGCGCGGGCAATCTGCGGTTCGTCACGAGCGGCGGCTCGGGAAATGGCGATCTGTACGTGAAGCAGGGCTCCGTGCCGGACAGCAGCACGTATGACTGCAAGTCCTCGGGCGGTACCACGAGCGAGACCTGCACCCTTCCGGCGTCGCAAGAGGGCACCTGGTATGTGCGGGTGTATGGCGCCAGCGCCTTCTCGGGCGTGAACCTGACCGGTTCGTACATTCCCAGCGGCTGCACCGTGGCCCTGCCCAACGGCTCGCCGGTGAGCAATCTCTACGCGGGTGCGGAGACCTGGTCCTGCCTCTACGCCCTGGACGTCCCAGCGGGGGCCAGCAACCTCCGGTTCACCACGGGCGGGGGCCTGGGCAATGCCTCGCTGTACGTGAAGCAGGGCTCCGCGCCGGACAGCAGCACGTTCGACTGCAAATCCTCGGGCGTCACCACCAGCGAGACCTGCACGATCCCGGTGGCCCAGGCGGGTACCTGGTACGTGCGCTTGTATGGAGCCGCCGCTTTCTCGGGCGTCAGCCTGACGGGCGCCTACAGCACCGGACACTGCACCCAGGCCCTGTCGAACGGCGTGCCGGTGGGCGGGCTCTACGGAGCCGCCGACACCTGGTCTTGCACCTACACCCTGGAGGTGCCAGCGCACGCCACCGCGCTCAAGTTCAGCACGGCCAGTGGCTCGGGGAGTTCTTCCCTGTACGTGAGGCATGGGGCCTCACCGGACAGCACCACGTATGATTGCAAGAGCAGCAGTGTCTGCAGCATCCCGGCACGGGCGGGGACCTGGTACGTGCGGCTGCAGACCGCCAGCGGCTTCTCTGGCTCCAGCGTGACGGGCGCGTACATCCCCTCCATCCCGCTGTCCAACGGCATGGCGGTGGGCAACATCAGCGGGACGGGCACGTCGGCGGCCTACACCCTGGACGTGCCCGCGGGAGCCACCCAGCTCAAATTCGTCACGAGTGGGGGCACGGGCAACAGCGACCTGTCCGTGAGATACGGCTCAGCCTCCAACCCGGCGGTCTGCGAGTCCAAGGGCACCACCACCAGTGAGACGTGCACCATCTCGCTGCCCCAGGAGGGCACCTACTATGCGCTGCTCTCTGGGAGTACCTACGCGGGCGTCAGCCTGACGGGCTCCTACACCACCACGAACCCCGTGCCCCCCCGCAACGACACCTGCGCCACGGCGGAGCCGCTCGTCTTCTCCAGCGCGGGCATGGCCTACGTCCAGGGAGACACCACGCTGGCGGGCAACAGCAACGGCACGGGAGATGAGTCCCCCACCTGCTCGCCTTCTGCCAGGGCTTCCGGCAACGACGTCGCCTATCGCCTGACGTTGACGGAGCCCCGGAGCCTTCAGGTGTCCGTCACGCCGACGGATGCCCGCCTGGCGCCGGTCGTCTACCTGCGCAGGGCCGAGAGCTGTGCGAGCCCGGTGGCCGCGGCCGAGCTGGCGTGCAACGCCACCGGGGCGGACGCCTCGGGCCCCGTGGACCTCTTCGTGCCGAACCTTCCCGCGGGCGAGTACACCCTCTGGGTGGATGGAGGCATCTACAAGAACTGGAGCGGGCCCACCTCTTTCGGCCGCTTCTCGCTCGTGGCGGAGTTGAACCCGCCCGTGCTGCCGCCCGTGAATGAGTCCTGCCAGACCGCGCAGCCCCTGGTCTTCCAGCACGGTATCGCCCGAGCCGTCGGCGACACGCGCACCGCGATGAATGACAATCTCCAGGGGTGCGGCAACTCTACCTCGCTGTATGGCGGTGATGTCGCCTATGCGTACACGCTGGAAGAAACGCAGGATGTCTTCATCGAGCTGAAAGCCACCGAGACGGCTCCGGGCTGGAGGCCCGTTGCCTCCATGCGCAAGGGGCCGGGTTGCTCCTCCTACGCGCCCGATGACAGGTGCCTGGAGAATTCCGACGAAGGGCGGTTCTTCAGGCGCTTTCTCCGGCAGTCCCCTGGCACCTATATCGTCTGGGTCGATGGCGCGACGGCCGATGAGGCCGGCCCCTTCGAACTGAAGGTCACCGTCAACACGCCCTCGAATAACGCCTCTTGCGGTTCGGCCCGGCCCTTGACGTTCGATGCCGCAGGGGACGCGTTCGTGCGAGGGGATACCACGTATGCCGGCGACAGCAGCGCGACCGTCGGCACCTCACGGTGCGCGGACCAGATCCAGAACGGGGGAGATGTCGTCTACACCGTGACGGTTCCGCCCGGTCCTCCGCAGCAGGTGTCCTTCGTGGTGGAGCCGACCCTCGACAGCTGGCTCTTTCCCGTACTGTCGCTGCGCAGGGCTTGCGCGCTCACCACCCCGTCGGACGAGCTGATCTGCGGGTCTCAGGTCCATTATGCGCTCCGTCAAAAGGTGGGGGTCGCGGTCGCCAGGCTGGATCCGGGGACCTACTACCTGTGGGTTGACAGCGATAACTGGGATGGGGCTTTCCACCTGTATGGGCACATGGGCGCCCCCAACGACACCTGCGCGACCGCGCGTCCCATCTCCCTCGCGTCCGATGCCCAACCCGCGGTGGCCACGACGCACGTCGGGATGATGAACGACTACGGCCCCGGCAGTGCGACGCCCTACGGAGGGACGTGTGGAAACGCGGGGCAAGCGTCCGTGGACTCCGTGTATGCCTTCACCGCGCCTGCCACGGGGAAGTACTACACCACCTCCAACGCGATGAAGTTCCTGGGAGAGACCTGCGACCCGGCCCTCTGCACGGCGAACTCCGTCTTCGAGGCCGTCGAGGGGCATACGTACTACTTCGTGCTCGACCATCCGGAGTATGGCGCCTCGGAGACCCTCGATCTGCGCGTGCTGCCGTACCCCTGGTGA
- a CDS encoding thioesterase family protein — MTEQHAYFIRTEDGRFLPQRPCAGAWNTAELHISPVNGLLLHELQRWLAGRPSGGKLVTRISYDYLGVLDFTACEVTFEVLRPGRAIDLVEGVLSQHGRPVLRARVWLLSAHDTSEIEGGAREPLPRPEDGRAFDLTRQWPGDYIQSIDVRVIEGPAPGRTTAWITTPLAIVEGEPVSDLARFALLADTANGIAVRQPPDAWQFPNVDLTIHVFRQPAGTWIGFDTRVIFGPTGHGLTSTDLFDIHGQVGRAEQILLVRRR; from the coding sequence ATGACCGAACAGCACGCGTACTTCATCCGCACGGAAGACGGCCGGTTCCTCCCGCAGCGCCCCTGCGCCGGCGCGTGGAATACGGCCGAGCTGCACATCAGCCCCGTCAATGGGCTGCTCCTGCATGAGCTGCAGCGCTGGCTCGCCGGCCGCCCGAGTGGCGGCAAGCTCGTGACGCGCATCAGCTACGACTACCTCGGCGTTCTGGACTTCACCGCCTGTGAGGTGACGTTCGAGGTGCTGCGTCCCGGCCGCGCCATCGACCTCGTCGAAGGGGTCCTCTCGCAGCATGGCCGTCCGGTGCTCCGCGCCCGCGTGTGGCTGCTCTCGGCCCATGACACGTCCGAGATCGAGGGCGGCGCCCGGGAGCCCTTGCCTCGCCCCGAGGACGGCCGCGCGTTCGATCTCACCCGCCAGTGGCCGGGGGACTACATCCAATCGATCGACGTGCGCGTCATCGAGGGCCCGGCCCCGGGCCGGACCACGGCGTGGATCACCACGCCGCTGGCAATCGTCGAGGGTGAGCCCGTGAGCGACCTCGCTCGCTTCGCGCTGCTCGCGGACACAGCCAACGGGATCGCCGTCCGTCAACCGCCAGACGCGTGGCAGTTCCCGAACGTCGACCTCACCATTCACGTGTTTCGCCAGCCGGCCGGGACCTGGATCGGCTTTGACACGCGCGTCATCTTCGGCCCCACGGGCCACGGCCTCACGAGCACCGACCTCTTCGACATTCACGGGCAGGTGGGCCGGGCCGAGCAGATCCTGCTCGTCCGGCGCCGATAG
- a CDS encoding LysR substrate-binding domain-containing protein, with protein MNTRTRAQVTISATNAFTAKWLVPRVASFREHHPGMDLQLHASDEAVDILTQRVDLAATDVGPIRAQPFGLVVAGHTYHLVMRADHPPSPSVSAAAEWLRSQVR; from the coding sequence GTGAACACGCGGACCAGGGCGCAGGTGACCATCTCGGCGACCAACGCCTTCACCGCGAAGTGGTTGGTCCCGAGGGTGGCCAGCTTTCGCGAGCACCACCCCGGCATGGATCTGCAACTTCACGCGTCCGATGAAGCCGTGGACATCCTCACCCAGAGGGTTGACCTGGCCGCTACGGACGTGGGCCCTATCCGGGCGCAGCCGTTCGGCCTGGTTGTCGCCGGCCACACGTACCACCTGGTGATGCGTGCGGATCACCCGCCCAGCCCCAGTGTGAGCGCCGCTGCGGAGTGGCTCCGGTCGCAGGTCCGCTAG
- a CDS encoding extracellular catalytic domain type 1 short-chain-length polyhydroxyalkanoate depolymerase: MRHRGLSVLRAAVLSSLCLVGLPGLAAIEPLADRTGAIIGLAGKCVDVAASGTANGTAVQLYTCATGVAQTWTVSDNGTIRNPHSGKCLDVTGQGTANGSQLQLWDCNGSGAQQWVYDASAQTLRNPQSGRCLDVTGESSADRTRLQIWDCNGQTNQKWRLPGEDTSCTRSVAAGDSTLGVTFNGVRYNVAVYVPSGVPATTRLPLVLNLHGTGSSGPGQIAYSNIKAAAQTNTFAVVAPSGAIASSSGFAWNVPGVTTGPRDDVAFLDQVITTMGSALCGDLNRVFAAGFSGGARMASGYACARPDRLAGIAAIAGLRAGRPDPANTRQPEAAACRPASTVPVIAFHGQQDSTNPYDGGGSSVWQYSVPAAQQRWAALNGCGSTPVTTPVSPHVSRLTYSGCRDGADVVLYRISDGGHTWPGTPQPSPGNGNTTQEIDANTLFWNFFASH; the protein is encoded by the coding sequence GTGCGCCATCGAGGCCTGAGCGTTCTGCGCGCCGCGGTGCTGTCGAGCCTCTGCCTCGTGGGGCTGCCGGGGCTTGCCGCCATCGAGCCCCTCGCCGACCGTACCGGTGCGATCATCGGGCTGGCCGGCAAGTGCGTCGATGTCGCGGCCTCCGGCACCGCGAATGGCACGGCCGTCCAGCTCTACACCTGCGCCACCGGGGTGGCACAGACCTGGACCGTCAGTGACAACGGCACGATTCGCAACCCCCACTCGGGCAAGTGCCTGGATGTCACCGGGCAAGGGACGGCCAACGGAAGCCAGCTCCAGCTCTGGGACTGCAATGGGAGCGGCGCGCAGCAGTGGGTCTATGACGCGTCCGCGCAGACGCTGCGCAATCCCCAGTCGGGACGCTGCCTGGATGTGACCGGCGAGAGCTCCGCGGACCGGACGCGGCTGCAGATCTGGGACTGCAACGGCCAAACCAATCAGAAGTGGCGGCTGCCCGGCGAGGACACCTCTTGCACCCGTTCCGTCGCCGCGGGCGACAGCACCCTCGGCGTCACCTTCAACGGGGTGCGCTACAACGTCGCCGTCTATGTCCCGAGCGGCGTTCCCGCCACCACCCGCCTGCCGCTGGTGCTGAACCTTCACGGGACAGGCAGCAGCGGCCCGGGTCAGATTGCATACAGCAACATCAAGGCCGCCGCGCAGACGAACACGTTCGCGGTCGTCGCCCCCTCGGGGGCCATCGCCAGCAGCAGTGGGTTCGCCTGGAACGTTCCTGGCGTCACGACCGGCCCGCGGGACGATGTCGCCTTCCTGGACCAGGTCATCACCACGATGGGCTCCGCGCTCTGTGGGGACCTCAACCGGGTCTTCGCGGCAGGCTTTTCGGGCGGCGCGCGGATGGCGTCCGGGTATGCCTGCGCGCGCCCGGACCGGCTGGCGGGAATCGCGGCCATCGCGGGGCTCCGCGCCGGACGTCCCGACCCGGCGAACACGCGTCAACCGGAGGCCGCGGCCTGCCGGCCAGCCAGCACGGTGCCGGTGATCGCCTTCCACGGGCAGCAGGACTCCACGAATCCGTACGATGGCGGCGGCAGCTCGGTGTGGCAGTACTCCGTGCCCGCGGCCCAGCAGCGGTGGGCGGCGCTCAACGGCTGCGGTTCGACGCCGGTGACCACCCCCGTGTCGCCGCACGTCAGCAGGCTCACCTACTCGGGCTGCCGTGACGGCGCGGATGTCGTGCTCTACCGGATCTCCGATGGCGGCCACACATGGCCGGGGACCCCGCAGCCCTCGCCCGGCAACGGGAACACCACCCAGGAGATCGATGCCAACACCCTCTTCTGGAACTTCTTCGCCTCGCACTGA
- a CDS encoding amidohydrolase family protein: MMRSLFKGSLALLAALLGACQPVPARGVLPEASLRIAKVTVIDPETRSVLPDRSVYVAGDRILAVVREGERQPYRAARTLDGSGKFLVPGLMDMHVHLFLPEPAAPVLALMLANGVTGVREMSGDCWALAGVAEGCIGDYRRLAARIEAGEVAGPKLLSLASTMVMGPARVKLPAEVPSYVAPSTPAEGRQLVRYLHARGVDFIKTHDSIPGEVFRAMMDEARSLGIAVSGHVPYAANTDELIRWGFGSIEHARDLLYDCSRYGEDFRRTGSAYADRQPGAKRPDDAERLRRTVAEYDPALCASRMRSLAAAGFYYTPTHVTREMEARAAEPAYRDQPLRRYILPARNAQWQADLDETAAAPAELTALRQGFFRHGLTLTGLAHRAGVNIMAGTDANDTMIVPGFALHRELGLLVQAGLSPMEALRSATSVPAAYLRRTATLGGISPGKEADLILLRANPLDDIVNSASIETVISGGRVYGRAALDALLVSAER; this comes from the coding sequence ATGATGCGGAGCCTGTTCAAGGGCAGCCTGGCGCTCCTGGCCGCCTTGCTCGGCGCTTGCCAGCCGGTGCCTGCCAGGGGCGTGTTGCCCGAGGCGTCGCTGCGCATCGCGAAGGTCACCGTGATTGATCCGGAGACGCGCAGCGTGCTTCCGGACCGCTCCGTCTATGTCGCCGGAGACCGCATCCTTGCCGTGGTGCGCGAAGGCGAGCGCCAGCCGTACCGCGCCGCCCGCACCCTCGATGGCAGCGGCAAGTTCCTGGTCCCTGGCCTCATGGACATGCACGTCCACCTCTTCCTCCCCGAGCCCGCCGCGCCGGTCCTTGCCCTGATGCTCGCCAATGGCGTCACCGGGGTGCGCGAGATGTCCGGCGACTGCTGGGCGTTGGCCGGCGTGGCCGAGGGCTGCATTGGTGACTACCGGCGGCTGGCCGCGCGGATCGAGGCGGGCGAGGTGGCGGGGCCAAAGCTCCTCTCTCTGGCCAGCACCATGGTGATGGGCCCGGCCAGGGTGAAACTCCCGGCGGAAGTTCCCTCCTATGTCGCCCCTTCGACTCCCGCCGAAGGGCGCCAGCTCGTGCGTTACCTGCACGCGCGCGGCGTCGACTTCATCAAGACCCATGACAGCATTCCCGGCGAGGTGTTCCGCGCCATGATGGACGAGGCGCGGAGCCTCGGCATCGCCGTCTCCGGCCACGTGCCCTACGCCGCCAACACGGACGAACTCATCCGCTGGGGCTTCGGGTCCATCGAACATGCCCGCGACCTGCTCTATGACTGCAGCCGCTACGGCGAGGACTTCCGCAGGACGGGCAGTGCCTACGCCGACCGGCAGCCTGGGGCGAAGCGCCCGGACGATGCGGAGCGGCTGCGGAGGACCGTCGCCGAGTATGATCCGGCCCTGTGCGCCTCGCGGATGCGCTCGCTCGCGGCGGCTGGCTTCTATTACACGCCCACCCACGTGACCCGCGAGATGGAGGCGCGCGCGGCGGAGCCCGCCTATCGTGACCAGCCGCTGCGCCGTTACATCCTCCCCGCCCGGAATGCTCAGTGGCAGGCGGACCTGGACGAGACCGCGGCCGCGCCGGCGGAGCTGACGGCCCTGCGCCAGGGCTTCTTCCGCCACGGCCTGACCCTCACTGGCCTCGCCCACCGCGCCGGGGTGAACATCATGGCGGGGACGGACGCGAACGACACGATGATCGTCCCCGGCTTTGCGCTGCACCGCGAGCTCGGCCTCCTCGTCCAGGCCGGCCTCAGCCCGATGGAGGCCCTGCGGTCAGCCACCTCCGTACCGGCCGCCTATCTGCGGCGCACGGCAACGCTGGGCGGCATCTCCCCGGGCAAGGAGGCGGACCTGATCCTGCTCCGCGCCAACCCACTCGACGACATCGTCAACAGCGCCTCGATAGAGACGGTGATCTCCGGCGGCCGCGTCTACGGCCGCGCGGCGCTCGACGCCCTGCTCGTCAGCGCCGAGCGCTGA
- a CDS encoding peptidylprolyl isomerase, with protein MNSISIPLLSSPLPQDEQSVLSALPRVEAPSLENLSVTLTPPEAFTPEQVQARFLELARALATERFRYPSEKVAWGDEVMFDIAGYSRGQLIPFSVRTGEWVRLESEPLLPGLYEALVGRSPREKVAVDITLPTDYPVESLRGAPARFVVQLWGAREVTYPKLDSPAFLKAFGAASLAEAMKKVVRQMEAEAKQLLLSQVQRQVLATVAARTRVKVPSHLVDEEIHRRWSATEGKSLAKLGFDEAQRDASLQGWLQDPQTRAEVELRLRIALALGAICKRDKLVPTAQRVQKLIQDEAHAAGLPLHQVMAALKAEPQNLARIDQMAWHLTAVDHVMSRAKVQMAA; from the coding sequence ATGAACTCCATCTCGATTCCGCTGCTGTCGTCTCCGCTCCCGCAGGATGAGCAATCGGTGCTGAGCGCCCTTCCCCGGGTGGAGGCCCCCTCGCTGGAGAACCTGTCCGTCACCCTCACGCCTCCGGAGGCGTTCACCCCGGAGCAGGTCCAGGCGCGCTTCCTGGAACTGGCGCGGGCCCTGGCCACCGAGCGTTTCCGCTACCCGAGCGAGAAGGTGGCGTGGGGCGACGAGGTGATGTTCGACATCGCCGGCTACAGCCGGGGCCAGCTCATCCCCTTCAGCGTGCGCACCGGCGAGTGGGTGCGGCTGGAGTCCGAGCCCCTGCTGCCCGGGCTCTACGAGGCGCTGGTAGGCCGCTCGCCCCGGGAGAAGGTGGCCGTGGACATCACCCTGCCCACCGACTACCCCGTCGAGTCCCTGCGGGGGGCGCCCGCGCGCTTCGTCGTGCAGCTGTGGGGGGCGCGCGAGGTGACGTATCCCAAGCTGGACTCCCCCGCCTTCCTGAAGGCCTTTGGCGCCGCCAGCCTGGCGGAGGCCATGAAGAAGGTCGTGCGCCAGATGGAGGCCGAGGCCAAGCAGCTGCTGCTGAGCCAGGTGCAGCGGCAGGTGCTGGCCACGGTGGCGGCGCGCACGCGGGTGAAGGTGCCCTCGCACCTCGTGGATGAGGAGATCCACCGCCGCTGGAGCGCCACCGAGGGCAAGAGCCTGGCCAAGCTGGGCTTCGACGAGGCGCAGCGGGACGCGTCCCTCCAGGGCTGGCTGCAGGATCCGCAGACGCGGGCCGAGGTGGAGCTGCGGCTGCGCATCGCCCTGGCGCTGGGGGCCATCTGCAAGCGGGACAAGCTGGTGCCCACGGCGCAGCGGGTGCAGAAGCTCATCCAGGACGAGGCCCACGCCGCCGGCCTGCCGTTGCACCAGGTGATGGCCGCCCTGAAGGCCGAGCCCCAGAACCTGGCCCGGATCGATCAGATGGCCTGGCACCTGACGGCGGTGGACCACGTGATGAGCCGGGCCAAGGTCCAGATGGCGGCCTGA